The Lycium ferocissimum isolate CSIRO_LF1 chromosome 10, AGI_CSIRO_Lferr_CH_V1, whole genome shotgun sequence genome window below encodes:
- the LOC132035284 gene encoding peroxidase 9, whose amino-acid sequence MASLFGLVMFFLSCAIFQAFPVSSFTSNGLFPELYQISCPQANEIVMSVLEEAIAKDPRMAASLLRLHFHDCFVQGCDASILLDKSSAFKSEKDAGPNKNSLRGFEVIDEIKAKLEQVCPHTVSCADILALAARDSVVLSGGPYWEVPLGRRDSKTANFKKANVNIPPPNSTIQNLITLFDKQDLNVEDLVALSGGHTIGMARCVSFRQRLYNQNGDNLPDATLEKTYYNGLKSICPTSGGDNNISPLDVASPVRFDNTYFKLLLWGKGLLNSDEVLLTGNVKTTKELVKSYAENDALFFQQFAKSMVKMGNINPLTELKGEIRKNCRRVN is encoded by the exons ATGGCTTCTCTTTTTGGACTAGTAATGTTCTTTTTATCTTGTGCCATATTCCAAGCCTTTCCAGTTTCCAGTTTTACTAGTAATGGTCTATTTCCAGAGTTGTACCAGATCTCATGTCCTCAAGCAAACGAAATTGTAATGTCTGTTTTAGAAGAGGCCATTGCTAAAGATCCAAGAATGGCTGCTTCTTTACTGAGACTTCACTTCCATGACTGCTTTGTCCAG GGATGTGATGCATCCATATTATTGGATAAGAGTAGTGCATTCAAAAGTGAAAAGGATGCTGGACCAAACAAGAATTCTTTGAGGGGATTTGAAGTGATCGATGAGATCAAAGCTAAATTAGAACAAGTTTGTCCTCACACTGTCTCTTGTGCTGACATTCTAGCCCTTGCTGCTCGTGACTCTGTCGTCCTA AGTGGTGGACCATATTGGGAAGTGCCACTAGGAAGAAGGGACTCAAAAACTGcaaatttcaagaaagcaaaTGTAAACATCCCTCCACCAAattcaacaatccaaaacctcaTAACACTCTTTGACAAACAAGACCTTAATGTAGAAGACCTTGTTGCACTTTCTG GAGGGCACACCATAGGGATGGCAAGATGTGTGTCATTTAGGCAAAGGCTATACAATCAAAATGGTGACAATTTGCCAGATGCAACTCTAGAAAAAACTTACTACAATGGTTTAAAATCAATTTGTCCAACAAGTGGTGGAGACAATAATATTTCTCCTCTAGATGTTGCATCACCAGTCAGATTTGATAACACATACTTCAAATTATTGCTATGGGGCAAAGGTCTTTTGAACTCAGATGAAGTGCTTCTTACTGGGAATGTAAAAACGACTAAGGAATTGGTGAAGAGCTATGCTGAGAATGATGCActttttttccaacaatttgCTAAGTCTATGGTGAAAATGGGGAATATTAATCCTTTAACTGAGctgaagggtgaaattaggaagaATTGTCGCAGAGTTAACTGA